CAGCCTGCTGCCCCTCACGGCGTTTATCGTTGTATGGGTGAGGACAGGTGGTGTGCTATTGCTGTATTCACCGGAGAGGAATGGCAGGCTTTCTGCAGGGTTTTGGGTCATCCTTGCTGGACCATGGATAAGGATTTTGCCACTCCACTGGACCGCTGGCGGAACACTGCCCGGTTAGATGTACTGGTGGAGGAATGGACGAAGCGACACGCTGCTGAAGAGGTGATGGGCCTGCTTCAGGAGGTGGGCGTGGCGGCTGGGGTGGTGCAGAATGCGGCTGATCTGGCCGGAGACCCGCAGCTTAGATCAAGGGGTTTCTTTGTGGAGTTGGATCATTCGGTAATGGGCAAGACAGTCTCAGATGGCAGTCTGATCAAGCTGGGTGATACCCCGGCCCATTTTCACAGGGCAGCTCCTCTTTTGGGGCAGGATAATAACTATATTTATCATCATCTACTGGGGATGTCGGAGGATGAACTGGAACAGTATGCTGCGGAGGGGGTTATTTCCTGAGGTTGGAGAAGTAGGAGAGATAGCCTGAGAGAATCATCTGGTATTGCGCAGGGAGGTCTGCCTCGGGGAAATATCCTTTGACGTATTCCGACAGGCGCAGCCATATCTTCTGAGTATCTTCCCCTGCTTGAAGGGCCTTCTGAACAATCTGACCGAAGGTGGTGGCATTCATCTTCGCCTGCTCAATATGCTTTTGCGCATTGGTTCTTGTTCCACAATGGGAATAGAAGAGCAGCTTGGGACGGAGATGAGCTATCCTATCCATCGTTGCCAGATAGAGCTGCAGATCAAAAGGCGGCACTGCTGCCGGCAGAGGAAAATCCGGCATATTATCCGGGATAACCCCCAGTGCTTCCCCGCAGAAGATGCCTTGGGTTGAGCTGTCCAGAATCGAGATGTGATGTGATGCATGCCCGGGAGAGAAGAGTATCTTCAGCTCTCTCTTGCCCAGACGAATTGTCTCGCCGTCTTCAGCTATGTGTATCTGCTTCTCCGGGACAGCGAGGATAGGTCCGAATGATTTCTCAAAATCATCGCCGAAGACGAGGCGGGTGCTGTTGATTAGTTTTGAAGGCTCTTTCATGTGTACTGCCCCTCGCGGATGGAGTACCACTCTGGCATTGGGGAGATTCTGGGACAGGAAGCCTGATCCTCCTCCGTGATCTACATGGATGTGAGTAGGAATGATATAGGCTATGTTGTCCGGGGTGATACCGATCTCTTTAGAGCTGCTGAGCAGTCTGGAGGCTGTAGTTGTGGAGCCGGGCTCAATCAAAACTGATATCCGGTCCTCAACCAACAGGTATGCTACCTCATTGATGGAGAAAGGCGTATCCGGTGTATATGTGAGGAGAAATGTATTCCGGGCTATCTCTGTGATTCGCATGGTTGTTCCCAGGGTTACAACGTGACTGCAAAACAGATGATATCACAGCATGAGCTTTTTGGCTCCCCTGCCGGCTGGATCTGAGATGGACTTGGAAGCATGGGGGAGTATTGAATTGGGTTGCGTGTAGCGCCGTTGTATTGCTAAGATAGCCAAAAGCGACTTGTTTGGCTTGGCTATAGAGCCCGGTACGTTATTCGGCAAAATGGGCTGCCCAAGAAGGAGGTAAGGAATTGTCTGGATTACTGACAGGCAAGGTTGCTCTGGTAACTGGCGGGTCTTCTGGGATCGGCAGGGGGACAGCGCTGGTGTTCGCCCGCGAAAAGGCAAGGGTGGTGATAGCTGACATACTGGTTGACGAAGGGCTGGAGACGGTTCGTCTTGTCAGGGAAGCCGGAGGCGAAGCCATCTTCGTGAAATGTGATGTTTCCCGAGGGGCAGAGGTTACGATGCTGGTGGACAAAGTTGTTGAGACATACGGCAGACTGGACTGCGCTTTCAATAATGCTGGTGTTGAAGGTACCGTGTCGACGACGGCCGACTGTACCGAGGACAACTGGGACCGCCTAATCAGCGTTAACCTCAGGGGGATGTGGTTGTGCCTGAAGTATGAGATTACGCAGATGCTGAAGCAGGGTGGCGGCGTCATCGTCAATACGGCCTCGGTGGGGGGGCTGGTGGGTCTTCAGGGTTTGTCAGCCTACTGTGCCTCCAAGGGTGGTGTGGTGCAGCTGACGCGCACAGCGGCACTGGAGTATGCCAGATCCAATATTCGTATAAACGCTGTCTGCCCGGGCGGCATCCGTACCGGAATGTCGAAGCGCCTGGGCAAGCAGCCACAAATAGGTGATCCCCAGCCTTCTCCGATGAGACGTTGGGGCAAGCCGGAGGAGGTTGGCGAGGCGGTTGCCTGGCTGTGTTCAGACGCCGCTTCGTTCGTCACCGGTCACATGATGGTACTGGATGGAGGCTTCGTAGCACAATAGACTGGAGCCTCAGGACATCAGTCGATGATGCTTTTGGTGCTGGGCACTCTGCCCCTGATGCGCTCGTCGAATTGAGTGGCTGCATCCAGTGCCCGCGCCAGTGCCTTGAAGGTGGCCTCTGCCTTGTGATGATCGTTGCTGCCCCTGAGCAACT
This Chloroflexota bacterium DNA region includes the following protein-coding sequences:
- a CDS encoding MBL fold metallo-hydrolase — translated: MRITEIARNTFLLTYTPDTPFSINEVAYLLVEDRISVLIEPGSTTTASRLLSSSKEIGITPDNIAYIIPTHIHVDHGGGSGFLSQNLPNARVVLHPRGAVHMKEPSKLINSTRLVFGDDFEKSFGPILAVPEKQIHIAEDGETIRLGKRELKILFSPGHASHHISILDSSTQGIFCGEALGVIPDNMPDFPLPAAVPPFDLQLYLATMDRIAHLRPKLLFYSHCGTRTNAQKHIEQAKMNATTFGQIVQKALQAGEDTQKIWLRLSEYVKGYFPEADLPAQYQMILSGYLSYFSNLRK
- a CDS encoding SDR family oxidoreductase — its product is MSGLLTGKVALVTGGSSGIGRGTALVFAREKARVVIADILVDEGLETVRLVREAGGEAIFVKCDVSRGAEVTMLVDKVVETYGRLDCAFNNAGVEGTVSTTADCTEDNWDRLISVNLRGMWLCLKYEITQMLKQGGGVIVNTASVGGLVGLQGLSAYCASKGGVVQLTRTAALEYARSNIRINAVCPGGIRTGMSKRLGKQPQIGDPQPSPMRRWGKPEEVGEAVAWLCSDAASFVTGHMMVLDGGFVAQ